The Penaeus vannamei isolate JL-2024 chromosome 2, ASM4276789v1, whole genome shotgun sequence region TCGTCCACGAAGGTATTGTCTAGGGAAAATAAGGGACAAGTCTATAATACAATCCAAATTttgtaatacaatatatattatataaataaacttaAAATCACTATTAAATACATCAAACACTTTGGAGAAGGGCAGTCCTAGTCACCATCATCTTACCTGACGGGTTCTGAGACAAGTTCTAAGAGGACTCCCTTGGGATCTAAAACACGCAGAGCCTTGATGGCTGATATGTAAGCATGCAGAACATCTGTTGTGTTCACTCCTGGATGTAGAAGACGTGTCTGAAAATAAAAGGGGGTCTTAGAATACTTTTATTGAATAAACAGTCCTTCTGACCACCAGTGTGTATAAAAGTAATTCTATATCTGAATGAAGTACACTAGATCTATTGAAACATCATTTAAAGATGGTTGAAAAAAGCATACACAATATTTTCCTTTAAAACTTTGAGAAAATTCCAGTGTAAGGAAAAATTATCATGGTTCACTGCAATTTACACTATAAATTAGTTACCAAAAATCCAATATAAGCAAATTATGGGGAAGTTTTGTGTAAGAAAGCTGAGCTTCACCTGAATTGCTGAGCGAAGGGATTCCACCAAGCGATCCCTCAGGTGAGTGCGATCTAAACACTCACGGATGTCTTCTAGAGCAGGCTGAGATTCAGGGTACTCTGGAACACAAAGGCAATAGAATGTATTATATTTCTTCATACATAAATGAAATTCCACcagaacaatacatatatactttgtgATTGATTCTTAatcatattttatttctattcttactaAAATGGAGCTTTACTTCATCCTTCTCCAAATTATTCTTCCATTTGGAACCCTATTCCTATAATCGCGAACTTTTCATAAATCATCAGTAATAAAGAAAGCTCCAGTAAATCCACttaccaataacaatattgaatagTTGGTCAATTCTGGTAGTGGTGTAGGTATGGTAGAGTGCTGTCATGTACGTCTGGTTGAGGTTATTAGACACCATAGTCTGGATGGCGGCATCTGCTGAGGAGAGCTGGCCGCGACTTCCACAGTATACCAACTCCAGCCAACCAACCACAACATTTTCTACCCACtgcaataaaatgaatataaagtaATCAGTCATACAATAAGAGgcgggtaaaaaaaaagatgtagtaAAAGATTTTGAAGACAAAATCCAAAATTAAATACTTAACTATAACGAGTTTGATACTAGACTGACATTATGAAATGCAAAAAATTGTGATAACAACCAACAAAAAGAGAagcaacaattttgataataactataacataaataatgatgttactatgACCACTACAACtaaaactacaactactaccaccaggttaacaagaaaagaaaaaaaaaaggaagaaaatctgAATTTCACCTTTTCCAGCTGGTTGATACAGGACTGATCATATGAGTCCCTGCATGTAGTAGAGACATGATCAGTGATGACagaaagaagtaaggaagagatGATGTCTCCAGCCAGTCTCTCCAGGAGGTCCAGTCCATATAATTGcctaatagagagagaaaaaaaaattacaacattTCTACATTTTGATCAGACTAGAATTCCCTTAGGGAGAGATACAAAAGGATCTGATTCATCTAGCaatataatcataaacaaaagCGGAAACAAATTCCTGCAAAAAATCATGAAAGTCTATTTTGTACACAAACAGAGCATATGGATAATTTCGTACTAGGGAACTTATTACTCAACAGGGAAATTAAATCAAAGTTGAAGAAAGTAGGCCTATCTTCTAAAATTACATGATACATCTTAGAAAAAAATTATCCCCATACAATATAAAaatcaggaagaaaaagaaaacaagagaaaaccatGAATATTCAGGCAACACTATACTAACTTGTTGACCTGACAAAATGTGTTGGTGATGGCTTGGCAGTGGCATGCATCTGTGGCACCTCCGCAGCCCCCACATGGCACTGGTTCGTCAGTCACCTCCTCAGATTCTTCCACTAAAATGTTTATAAAAGTACCAgggatatatttatacaatttgcTTCTGTTCATAATTATTACTAGATACTAACTTTACatttgtaaatattcatatatgaatttcTAATGAAGCCTtattagaaaacaaacaaacaaactgataaCATCATTTACCAGTTCTTTTACCTGATAGAACAGTTTTTGTATAAATCAATACAtagtaaattattataataaaaagcaACCTGATTCATAATATTAAAACAAgcagacaaaggaaaagataacaacataacaaaaaataatattacgTCTTTAACAAGGGACAAAATGACCAACCCTGGCTTCCAACTTCCGCTTGATAGAAGACCTTAAATGCCGCAGAGTAGAATTTGTGCAGTAGGTGCATGAAGGAGGAAGGCATCTGACTGTGCAATGTCGCTCGCAGGTGCAATTTGAAATGTTCCATCAATCCCCCAGGAATGCAATCCTCAAACTTAGCACCCGACTGCTCACACAGCATTTCACACCTTCAGACACAATTAGCACATAACATTTTGTCCGTGGAAATGATGAATGCCTGACCTAATTTTTCTATCAATCCTTTATTACTGAAGATGTATAAGAGAAAGTAAAGGATTGTTCAAAATGTATGGTTCCAATTaatgcaaataaaaaatgaaatatcaaaatgcCACTATCTATATTATTAGGCATATAACTTTCTTAAATATTGAATATCGTTTTTATACACTGGTATCAAGCCTGAATATTTTTAGCAACAAGCTCTTATTATAAAATGCTGCTCATAATATCAAACAAATGTTTATCCATTACAtaacattattaaaataatgcAAAATATTTTTTGTCTAAAATCACTACTGGAGAAACTTTTTGGAATTTGACAGAATATTTCACCATAAATCTGACTGAAGTCTTAATGTTCAAACCATATCAATATCTGATTAACATTGCTGACCTATTATCCAAAATTAAAGGAAAAGCAATCTATCGTGCCTACTTTACAGCTAGCATTATTTTACTATTGGAGCTGACATGATCATGGAAAATCCTATGTCCAATGAAAATTCACAGCCTTTACCTGTTAATCTGTGGCACAAAAGACCCAGCACTATCATACAGCTCACTAACTGCTGTTGCCACTCGCGACATAACTTCAACACTTCCCTCTCCAGCATCATCCTCTTTACCATTCGTCTGGGCCTCAAATGTCACAAAATGCTGCCAAAATTTTGGAACAACACTTTGCCTGAAAAAATGACACAATTCATTAGGCTCATTAATTCAAATTAATTCAACTGGTTTCTagtaaaaaatgaagaagaagaagaagaagaagaagaagaagaagaagaagaagaagaaaaaaaaaatccttcctatGTTAATGGTCTTTTATGTTTACAAATATTTCAAGTCATAAAATTAATTGTATACAAATCAAATATTACATAAATGGATAATTCTCCAATATCTATTACCTACTGGCACCTTGTGAGCACGTATGTGTACCCAGTAGCATATACACCCGCATACATATACCCACTTCCTTTTGGTTATACTGTGCTCTAAAGtcattcattttgtatttcttatttgcATAAATTCATAATTAACACTAATTTTCATCTCaaagtatttgtatgtatttgcataactTAAAagagtgtatgcatgtaaatgcatTTCAACTGGTTCATTGCATATTTTATCAGTACACCTTGATAGTGTAGAATGTGATACTCAGAAATACTCATTAATGCATGCTTCTCTGGCTTGGAGTTTATTTTAAAGCATACCTACCATATATACCAATCAACACACACTATCAGGAATATAATTCAACAGAAGCTACTTCTTACTCTATAGAATACCTACACTGTAGTACTGCCATtatcatatacattttcatatgcatatatatattgtgaaatgAACAAAACTCACTCACCTTAAAGCAAGCCATATGGCATCCAATGCAAGATCCAAGACTAGCTGTCCTGCTCCCAACTGCTGTACTAATCTCACAACAAGTTGCAAGTCTTCTCCACTATCATTTATCtttgtaaaaagaaaggaagaaaataatccaGTAATACAATTTGCAACTTTAAGGACAATTTCAAGTTATACCCGGAACTAGGGTTTCttctgcatgcatacatacatcatccATGTATGTCATTGCAAGATACAGCTTACATAGCTGCTTATTTTCTAGGATAAGGATATCTACACTAATtcataaagataaatattaaATTGGCATCTGTGACACTGCTGGTGACTTTGAGTTTGAAGCACTTTGATTGGCTGACTGAAATGTAACTCGATTGGTTGTTATTTAAGTAAATACTTGGAAGAGTGACATTAAAAGCAGAACTTTGTGGTTGGGTTGTGGTTTATCCAAATCCACTGGAAACTTGTTTGGTTTGTAAAGGCTGGAATACAATTTGGTCAGCACTCTGACAGAAGCCACATCCCTGGCATATGTGTGTTGGTAAAGAAAGGCTTCAGCAGGTTCCTTATTTGATGATGCATCGCTAAGGGAGTGTACAAGATCTATCTTgccaaaatatgaaaatatgagtaTCAGCTAACCATTTAAAACTATAATATTAGCCTGTTGGATTAGGGTAGAGTGGAGGATAATTTGACCATTAGGCTTCCTTGAGTAGTGATTCTCCCGGGTGTGTGGGTTGTGGTCCTGGTCCAAATGAACACTCATGTGTGAtatcaagactccttgcctcctctttgtAAATTTTTTAGCCCTTTTTCTGTGAAGATGATTTTGCTACTTCCCTATTTTATGAGGTCTATATTTCTCATTTATTATGGTGTATCAAGATGCTATTTCATTTTTGTTGAGAAGACTTCATATCATCACAGTAGGTAGTTTACACTCTGAGCAATAACGGTAACAAAATGTAACTTTGTGTTATTTAGCAATGatcattttcacatttctttattcttaattttttttttctgtaactcACTCTACTCTGCCAGTAATAAAAGGCAGGAATAGGTTCCTGGGTCTGCAGAAAGTGTCCTTCCTGGAAACAGTCCTAACCGAGGCATGTTTCACCCTTGTGGACTGGTGGAAATCCTCCAGGAGCCTGTGAGTGAGCCCCTTCCTGAAGGCCCGCTGAGGCATCCTCACTCTAAGTGCTTTGGGCATATATGACAAAAGATCACATCACTTGAAACTCAGCAGCACTTTCCTATGATGAGATATTCCCACAACAGCTGTTGTGAACCCtgtaattttttgtgtgtgtgtgtgtgtgaaaaagccGAGGAATTGTGTTGGAGTTGGTTGTTCAAAccaaaatatgatgaaaaaaaaggtcTAGCCTTTCACATATTtccagatcgcgaaaagaaaccCTGAAAATGGAAGCAATGGATTCAATCCATGAAATGCGTAAACACTGATGAAAGCGCTGGGGCGCCTGGTGTAAAATTTATTTACATTAGAATTAGAAAAAGTGTGATATATTAACCACTAGCTGCCAGGTGGCATGTATGTGCATGCCATAGCTGTTGTGGACTTTAAAACAGTTGGCATTGTATCATGACCATTCCCAAGCCATTGGCTCATCaaacggagtttgtttttctctcatagtagtggcttcatttatatggtaaagattttaggcaatagcacctatcATGAAGGTAAATCTTCAAATTTATAATATTCTTATAaattaaagcaaaataaaaggctttaggtgccaaatgttgcTTGCAAATTACCAAATGAGCTGGGCACAAATAGGGGACACTGCTGATCCCAACAACCCTGCTATCATGTCCACTTGCTAAACTTTTTTACCCAGCGGCATTGGGTTGATATATAAATCAATTAAACTCTTCCCACTCCATCATTCTATATCACCGCCACATCCAAGGTTAGGAGTGTCCCCTCAGGAACTACGCATTATCCACTGAGGAGAGTGGGCCACCGCTGGCTCTATTTTCTTCTCAGCATACAATGTCTAACTGTCTAATACTCTATCCTGCCCTATATATGTGGTGGATTTTCTGGTTTCCAGGGCAGTGGATGGAGGACTGCAGCCCCCTAGGGGGGAATCGCAGGGGCCTGCGTTATACATTGCAGGAATCTATTCAGTCTTTAATAATAGTATAGTGTTGTATTTCTTGGACAACTATTCAAAATTTACCCCGCAACTTCCCTGGTacccttcatgccctcccctactatcaGGGCCAAGATTGTTGCAAATGGGGGTGTTTCTGCACaatcatttctatatatttggatagtagagagtgagaggaatccatcaataGCAAAATCATCGCAATCCGTTAGCCGGAACTATTCAATAAAATTACCCATTTTGAATTTACTGGGAAAGAGCTAGAAGCTCAAGGAGCCAACATACAACACTAAGCAATTTAACTGTCCTTCTGTAaaattaaacataaaataaatacacgGACTTGACAATAGACTACTAAAAATCATTTGGCTGTACTAACCTGTGAGAAATCTCCGTCAATGCAGAAGTTTTTCTTGATTATTTCCCACTGCTGTCTTGAGTCCGCTGTTCGAACCgctgccattgttgttgttcgtgttatATAAGGGAGTATGAGTATAAAAGATATAGCAAGTATAAAGTATAATGCAAAATATACGGATGATAGAATCATAACCCGATAACTATAAATCAGATGATTAGTTGTAAACTATGATGATACTTTCAAAACTTAAACATCATCGTCAATAAGAATATGCTAATTTGAAAAGTGCAACGGGTAAAAGTCAAGTCTGGTGCATGTAATAAGATATGAACTTTAACGGTTAGAATTGTTAAGAATACAATAATAGCATGTAGAATGTTGACCTAATGTATGAATTTTTACATGCAAAAGTTATTAAAACGAACACAATATATTTTAAGCTATAAGTAGATGTCATGTCCTCTCTTGATCCGCTACTTTGTACACGGTAGATGCTAATCATATCTAATCTTGTGTAAGGAATAATTTTGtaaaaaaacataattcaaaCCTTAGTCATTCGCATCGATTAAAGATTTAGAAAATGtgaatatttgtaaaaaaataaatacaaaagatatacataaaaacacgttttctatataaataaaatttgatgataaaagaaaacgaataaataaagggGTGACATTTATATTAtggaaattcttatatatatatattgatatatatatatatttatatatatatatatatatatatatatatatatatatatatatatatatttttacatatatatacatatatatatgtatatatatatgtatatatatacatatatttgtatatatacatatatatacatatatagatatatataaacatatatatatatatatatatatatatatatatatctatatatatatctatatatattatatatatatgtatatatatatgtgtatatatatatatatatatatatatatatatatatatatatatatatatatatatatatatatatatatatatatatatatatatatacatatatatatatacacacacacacacgcacacacacacgcacacacacacacacacacacacacacacacacacacacacacacacgcacacccataaacacacacacacacacacacacacacacacacacacacacacacacacacacacacacacactctctcacatatatatatatatatatatatatatatatatatatatatatatgaatatatatatatatatatatatatatgcatatatacacatatgtatatatgaatatatatatatatatatatatatatatatatattatatatgaatatatatatatatatatatatatatatatatatatatatatatatatatatatatatatatatatatatatatatatatacataaacacacacacacacacacacacacacacacacacacacacacacacacaatataaatatatatatatatatatatatatatatatatatatatatatatatatgtatgtatgtatgtatagatatacttgtatatatgtgtgtatatgtgtgtactatctatctatctatctagttctctctctctctctctctctctatctatctatcgatctatctatctatctatctatctatctatctatctatctatctatccatctatctatctatctatctatctatctatctatctatctatctatctatctatctatctatatatatatatatatatatatatatatatatatatatatatgtatgtagacacacacacacacacaaacatacgcacaaacatacacacacacacacacacacacacacacacacacacacacacacacacacacacacacacacacacacacacacacacacacacacacacacacatatatatatatatatatatatatatatatatatatatatatatatttatatatgtatatatttatatatatatatgtatgtatgtatatatatatatatatatatatatatatatatatatatatatatatacatgtatatattcatatttatatatatatatgtatgtatatatatatatatatatatatatatatatatatatatatatatatatatataaatatatatatatatatatatatatatatatatatatatatatatatatatatatatatatatatatatatatatatatacatgcatacgtacacactcacacacatacacaaacagacacacacacacacacagatatatgtatacatatatttctatct contains the following coding sequences:
- the mr gene encoding anaphase-promoting complex subunit 2; its protein translation is MAAVRTADSRQQWEIIKKNFCIDGDFSQINDSGEDLQLVVRLVQQLGAGQLVLDLALDAIWLALRQSVVPKFWQHFVTFEAQTNGKEDDAGEGSVEVMSRVATAVSELYDSAGSFVPQINRCEMLCEQSGAKFEDCIPGGLMEHFKLHLRATLHSQMPSSFMHLLHKFYSAAFKVFYQAEVGSQVEESEEVTDEPVPCGGCGGATDACHCQAITNTFCQVNKQLYGLDLLERLAGDIISSLLLSVITDHVSTTCRDSYDQSCINQLEKWVENVVVGWLELVYCGSRGQLSSADAAIQTMVSNNLNQTYMTALYHTYTTTRIDQLFNIVIEYPESQPALEDIRECLDRTHLRDRLVESLRSAIQTRLLHPGVNTTDVLHAYISAIKALRVLDPKGVLLELVSEPVRQYLRGREDTVRYIVTSLTDESCSELSEELLVAAPLVLDDSHSDDDNMDNWETWTPDPVHAHNLKSKSQRTADIISMLVNIYGSKDVFITEYRTILADRILSQFSYDTEREIRYLEHLKVRFGETLALLHKCEVMVKDVADSKRINTSINSDENPHREKQKFPVSAMILSAQFWPSFKEERLQVPEEVTKELENYTEAFQDLKGNRTLNWKPHLGQVQLEIELKNRTLNLTVTPTQATIIYHFQERNRWSIDDLSTMTQVPKTVLRRKITYWQTQGVLQEVESDVFVLVEGEETGEEGQTAAAGLPLADIAPPAIEEDEAESVMASAQDQREEELQVLWSYIVGMLTNLDCLPLERIHAMLKMFVQGSVECSPQELRAFLDRKVRQHQLLLTNGLYKLPKN